One Ilumatobacter coccineus YM16-304 genomic window, GTCGGCGCGTGGATCAGATCACCGCCGAGCGGGACCTGGACGACCGGCCGATCGCTCTCCGGGATGTCGACGAAGCGAGGCGAGTCGGGCCGGGCGAGCTGATGGAGACCGACGCGGTACGCGGCGAGCACCTCGTCAGGGCTCGGAGCCAACGTCACGTCGGCGCCGCCCCACACCACGACCGGCGTCATGACGTAACCCGACCGGGTCGCATAGTCGTCGAGCAGACCGAGCACGTGCGACTCGTCGAACAACACGCCGACCTCCTCGTGTGTCTCGCGGAGCGCAGCACCGACCGGAGACTCGCCCGCATCGAGGCGACCGCCGGGCAACGCCCACTGACCCGCGTGCTTGTTCAGGCGGGAGCTTCGGCGGCACAGCACGAACGATGCGCCGCCCGACACGTCGACCATGCGTCCGTGCAACGAGTCGTCGACGCCCGGTTCGTAGCCGGGGATCACCCGCATGTCGGCGTCGTCGAACGGATGCGGATCGGTGCGGTCGCTGCCCGCCGTGGAATCGACCACCACGATCGCCACCGCGGCGTGACGCCGCCCGTCGAGCGGCAGTTCGATGCGGTCGTGCGCCGAGAGTCGATCGGCCACCGACGTGCGCAGCCCGTCGGTCAGTTCGATCGGAGTGAGCGCAGCGGGATCGATCGACATGTGAACAGTCTCGTCCCCGCGGCGCCGGCCACGCGAACCGTTGTACCGTCGGCTTCGTGGCTCGAATACGACTGCACAACGACGACCTCGGGTACGAGACGAACTGTTTCGTGTGCGAACCCACGAACGATTCCGGCCTGCGCATCCCGTTCTTCCACGACACCGAGGCATCGCTCGTGACCGCCGAGTTCACCCTCGGCACGGCGTTCTCCGGAGCGCCGACGATGCTGCACGGCGGCGTCACCCTCGCTGTGCTCGACGAGGCGATGGCCTGGGCGTGCATCGCGATCGCACGACAGTGGGCGGTCACGTCCGAGACGTCGACTCGGTTTCATCGCGCCGTCCACGTCGACAAACCGCACATCGTCGAAGCCGAGGTCGCCGAGCAGACCGACAGCGAGATCGTCGCCGTGGGGCGCGTGCTCGACGTTCGAGGTGTCGTCCGTGCCGAGGCCCGAGCGACCTACACCGCACTCGGTGAAGCGCAGATCAAGCGCGCCGTGGGACTCGCCGACGACGCCGAACTCGACTCGTCGATGCGTCTCGACTGATCAGTTGCCGGCGACGGCGTCGTCGAAGATGGTGAGGAAGTCGTCGGTGAAGTCGGGGAAGTCGCCGGCCGGAACGACGACGTCGATGCTCGGATCGAGGTCGTAGTCCATCAGCATCGTCATCTCGAAGGTCGAGTCGGCGAGCATGTCGGAACCGGCGAGATCGGCGTCGGACATGCCCGATTCGGCGAGGATCGCAGGGAGTTCGGCGAACAGCACCGACATGTCGATGTCGAACCGCAGGGTGTCGATGGCACCCTCGGCGAGCGTGATCGCCACGTCGACGTCCATCGACTCGAACACGTCGAGCATCGCTTGCGCCACGTCGGTGCCGCCGAGTTGCTCGAACGTGGCATCCATGCCGCCGAGCATCGCCGACGGGTCCTGCCCGAACGCACGCGAGTAGTCGAGGAACCCGATCGTGCCGGAGAACGCGTCGTCGGTGCCTTCGATCGCGCCCGAAGCGACGAGCGTCTCGTTCAGGACCTGAGCCATCTCGACCGGGTCGGGGGCCGCCTGCCCGGCCAGCGTCGAAGTGATCTCGGGGCCGCCGAGACCATCACCGAGCCGGCTCACGTCGACGGTGAACACGTCGGCCGGTAGGCCGGCTGCACCGGGCGTCTGAGCCAGGATCGCACCGAAGCCGCCCATGTCCATCGTCATGATCGAGCCGTCGAGCCATGTCTCCATCGACAGGTCACCGCCGAGCAGGGTGGTCGCGTCGACGCCTCCGCCGGCGCCCGACGATTCGAGGATCGCACTCATCATCGGCGCCATGTCGACGAGCGTGTGCTGCTGTCCTTCGGCGTCGGACTCGATGAAGATCATCGCGTTGGCCGGGTCGGCCGGGAAGCTGATCGTCTGTCCGAGCGCACCCATGTCCATGGTCATCCCCATGGCGAGTTCGGCGCGGTACGCGTTCGCTCCGGCCGTCTGCTCGAACGCGAGCGACAGCGCCGACACGCCGAGCGCTTCGGCCGACTCGGTGAGTTCGTCGGCATCGAGCAGCGTGTCGTCGACGACGGGTTCGGGAACGTCGACGCCCTCGGCGTCGTCGGATCCCGATCCGCAGGCCGAGACGAGCAGGGCCGAGGTACCGATGACAGCAAGCGCGCGCTTCATCCCACCCACGCTACGTGGCCCGGACCGGTGAACGCTGTCAAGCGTTCGTCAACCTCGGTAACCGCTGGTGATGGGCATGCGGCGGTCTTTGCCGAACGCCTTGCGACTCACGCGTACGCCAGGGGGACACTGACGGCGCTTGTATTCGGCGACGTCGACGAGCCGCGTGACCCGTCGCACTATGGCCTCGTCGTGACCGAGTTCGATGATCTCGCCTGCCGTGCGGTCGTCTTCGACGTACAGCTCGAGGATCGGATCGAGCACCTCGTAGGGCGGGAGGCTGTCGTCGTCGCGCTGGTCTGGGCGGAGCTCGGCCGACGGTGGCTTGGTGATGACGTTCTCGGGGATGATCTCGCGACCTTCACGCTGGTTGACGTAGCGACACAGGTCGTACACGCGGGTCTTGAGCACGTCTTTGATGGCGGCGTAGCCCCCCACCGAGTCGCCGTAAATGGTGAAGTAGCCGACGGCGACCTCGCTCTTGTTGCCGGTGGTGAGCACCATCCAGCCGAACTCGTTCGACAGCGCCATCAGCAGTTGGCCTCGGCAGCGCGACTGGATGTTCTCGTAGGTGAGGCCCGGCTCGCGGCCCTCGAACGACGGTTCGAGCATGTCGATGTAGGCGCTGAACGCCGGTTCGATCGAGATGGTGCGGAAGTCGATGTCGAGCGCTTCGGCGAGCAACTGTGCGTCGGACTTCGAGTGATCGGACGAGTATCGCGACGGCATCGAGACACCGTGGACGTGTTCGGCGCCGAGGGCGTCGACGGCGATGGCGGCGATGATCGACGAGTCGATGCCGCCCGAGAGGCCGATCACCACGTCGGAGAAGCCGTTCTTGCGGCAGTAGTCACGGGTGCCGAGCACGAGCGCGTCGTACAGCTCACGGTCGGCGTCGAGCGGTTCGGCGACCGGCGAGGCGAGCGCAAAGTCGTTCGTGACCGGTGCGGCCGACACCTCGACGGTCGGCAGCATTTCGCCGGTGGCGCGACCACGCGGGTCGAGCAGGCGCTTGCGGTAGACGGGTGGCACCGGCACGTCGACGATCATCAGTTCTTCCTCGAACTGACACGCACGCCCGAGCAGGGTGCCCTCGTGGTCGAACGCGAGCGATCCTCCGTCGAAGACGAGTTCGTCCTGACCGCCGACCTGGTTGACGTAGACGACGGCGCAGTGCGAGTCGGCGGCGCGCGTGGCGAGCATCCGTTCGCGTCGCTCACCCTTGTTGATCGAGTACGGAGAACCGTTGATGTTGATGTTGACCTCGGCACCCGCTGCGGCCTGCGTGGCGACCGGCCCGGAGGCGCTCCAGATGTCTTCGCAGATCGAGATGCCGACCTTGACGCCACCGATCACGTACAGCTCGAGCGGGTCGGTCTCGTCGCCGGGCGTGAAGTAGCGCTGCTCGTCGAACACGGTGTTGTTCGGAAGCAGGCGTTTGCGATAGGTGCCGAGCACCTCGCCGCCGGCACAGACCGCTGCCGCGTTGTAGATGTCGCGATCCTGGTCGACGAACCCGATGACCGCGGCACAGCGTCGGGTGCGGGCGGCGAACTTGCCGAGCATCTCGAGGTTGTCGTCGACGAAGCCCGGCTTGAGCACGAGGTCTTCGGGCGGGTAGCCCGTGGTCGACAGCTCGGGGAACGCCACGATGTCGCAGCCCGCTGCTTCGGCTTCGTCGTAGGCGTCGCTGAGCTTGCGGAGGTTGCCGTCGAGGTCGCCCACCGTCGGGTTCAGCTGGGCCAGGGCGATACGCAACACGGTCACCCCAGTAGGTTACGTCGGCCCGTCCGTCCCGGCGACGAGTGCGCCGACGCAGAACCGGACGCTTTGTCTCTGAGACAAACCGTCCGGGTGTCAGGCGTCGAGTCGGCCGTCGGTGATGTAGACGCTGCGATCGCAGAAGTGTGTGATCCGTTCGTCGTGCGTCACGACGATGGCTGCGGTGCCTCGCGACTTCATCTCGTTGCGGATGAGTTCCATCACCTGCTCGCCCAGCTTGGTGTCGAGCGCCGAGGTCGGCTCGTCGAACAACACCAGCGACGGATCGTTCATGAGCGCGCGGCCGATCGCGACGCGCTGACGCTGACCGCCGGAGAGTTGCGACGGCAGGTTCTTGGCCCGATCACCCAAGCCGAGTTCTTCGAGCAACTGATCGGCCCGCTCCTTGGCCGCCGCACCGGTGCGCTTGCCGAGCTCGTCGACGACGAGCAGGTTCTCACGAGCGTTGAGGAACGGAACCAGGTTGACCGACTGGAACACGAAGCCGACCTTGTCTTGTCGGAACGCGGTGAGTTCCTTCGCGCTGTGGTCGGAGATGTCCTCGCCGCCGACGACGATGGTGCCCGACGTGGCCGAGAGGATGCCGCCGGCGATCGAGCAGAGCGTGGTCTTGCCCGAGCCCGACGGGCCGACGAGCGCCACGATCTCGTCGCTGCCGAGCGTGAGGCTGGCGTGGTCGAGCGCGACGACCTCGGAGCCGTCGCCCATCTTGTAGACCTTGCGGACATCGGTCATCTCGAGCGCGGTGGTGACGGACGTGGTCGTCATGCAGGTACTCCGTTCGGGCAGGAGAGTCGGGGAAGAGAGGGCGATCGAGTCACGACGTGGTGCCGATCGCCGAGGCGGGGTCGATGCGAAGCACTCGCCGGAGCGAGAACGAACAGCCGAGGATCGCCGCCACCACGAGCAGCACGGTGCTGGTGACGATGCGCGTCGGTGTGACGAGCAGCGGGATCGACCCGGGCGGCAGCAGTAGGTCGAGCACGATGACGAGCGCGCCGGCGATCGATGCCGCGATCGCGGTGAGCACGACCGCTTGCACGACGAGCCCCGCGAAGATCGTCGACGACCTCGCCCCGAGCGCTTTGAGCACGCCGTACAGGCTGGTGCGCTCGACGGTGAGCAACGCGAAGAACAGCCCGATGACGACGAGCGCGATCGCCACGGTGACGCCGATGATCTGGTTGAACGTCGAGGTCTGCTCCGACACGCCCGGGATCGCGTCGATCGCCGCCGACACCGTGAACGACTCGGTGCCACCGTCGGTCGCAGCGTCGATCGCCGCCGGCAGATCGGAACCCGACCCGCGCACCACGAGCGCTTGGAACACGTCGTCGCCGAGACGAGCGTCGGGACGGTTCTCGCTCAACACCTCACGCCACGTCGTCGGCGACGCCCACAGGCTCCCCTGGCCGTTGAAGCTGATGTCGCTGACGAAACCGACGATCTCGATCTTCGACCGTGCAGGTCCGAGTTCGATGATCATCCCGACCTCGACGCCGTCGGCTTCGAGCACGTCGTCGGCCCACGCCTGCCCATCGGGCGGCGGCTCGGGAACCCCGTCGGGAGCGAGCTCGTAGCCGAACAACGCGACACCGGCGAGATCGCGCGGCCCCTTGCCCGGAACGCGTGCCCCGAGCTGAACGTTGCCGATGCCGCCGACCTCGGTGACCCCCTCGACCGCTTCGACCTGCGCGCGTACATCCGGGTCGATACGGCTCCGGACGAACGAGGCCTGGGCGGTGTCGGAGTACACGATCGAGTCGGCGTCCTGCGCTCGGATGGCCCCCGTCGACGAGGCGATCAGCCCGTCGAGCAGCCCGCCGAGGAACATCAGCAGGATGGCGATCAGGGTGAGGATCAGCGTCGCCGCGGCGAACCGACCCGGTTGGCGACGGAGTTCGAGAAGCGCGAGTTTCACGAGCCGACCCCCTGCCCGGTGGTCGCCTCGATCGGATCGATCGCCAGCACACGCTTCGCGGCGATGAGCGAACTCGCCACCCCGAGCACGAGCAGGAGCACCGACCAGAACACGACGGCGCCCGTCTCGAAGTCGAGTGCGAGTCCGCCGAGATCGCCTTGCGAGACCGGGTAGTAGAGCAGCGTGCCGACGACGAGGCCCGCGCCGATGATCACCACCACCTGGATCAACAGCGCGGCGACGAGGCGACCGGCGGGCGCGCCGATGGCTCGCAGCAACGTCAGCGAGTTCGCCTTCTGGAACGTGACGATCAGGAAGAACAACCCGGTGACGCAGGGGACGACGATGCCGTACAGCAGGAAGATGATGTTGAACGACTGCTGGACCTGTGAGACACCGGGCGTCTCGGCGGCCGCGTCGTCGCGGGTGAGTGCGTCGAGATCGAGCGACTGCGCGTTGATCGACGTCACCACCTCCGCGGCGGTGACACCGTCGGCGGGCACCACGCCGAGCACGTTGGGCAGCGGCGTACCTGCGTCGGGATTGACGCTCTGCACCGACTCGACGTAGGTGTCGTACGACACGAACAGGGTGGGCGACACGTTCAGCTGCGCATTGTCGGCCACACCGACGATCTCGATCTGCTGTTCGCCGGGCAGGAGCGTGACGATGTCGCCGACGCCGTAGCCCAGTTGCACGTCGGCATCGCTCACCACGGCCTCGCCGTCGGCAGCCGGCAGTCGGCCGTCCGACACCGAGCTCGGCGCGCCGATCCCGTCGCCGTCGGGCCCGAGCTCGTAACCGATGATCGTCGTGTCGAACGCCTCGCCATCGGCGTTGCCGCTCGGCACCGCCGTGAAGGTGCCCTGCCCGATGCGTCCGACGTCGCCGACGCCATCGGCCGAGCGGACCAGTTCGTCGAGATCGGGCGTGATGACACTGCCCTGCAGCACCCGCTGACCGTCGACGCTGTAGACGAGCACCGGTGCGTTCTGCTCGCGAATCGCTCCGATGAACCCGTTGATCAACCCGTTCTGCAGCGATTGCTGGAACAGGATCAGGAACACCAGCAGGGCGATGGCCGCCACCAGGAGGAGGAACCGGACCTTCGATCGGGCCATCTCCTTGAACGCGAGGAACACGCTCGTGAGGCTATGCGGGAGTGCCGTCGACGTCGTCGCTCAGCTCACACATCGACGGCACGTCGCGGGCCCGGTCGAGCACACGTCGAGAAACATCTGGTCCGAACCCCTTTTCGGTGAAGGATTCGGCGTCCGATCTGGCACTATTGACCAAAGTGTTCGGTAGACGGCGTTCGAGAGCGATGTTGCTCGGCGGAGCGATGCTCGTCGCGGCGTGCACCCCGAGTGAAGGCCCGAAGTCGATTCCGCTGCCGACCTCGCCCGACACCACGACCACCACCACGACCACCACCACGACGACCACGACGAGCACGACCACCACGACGCTCGAACCGGCCACCTACGAGGCGACGATCCGGCGAACGACCGACGGGGTGCCGCACATCAGCGGACGCAACCTCGCCGATGTCTCGTTCGGTCAGGGATACGTCAGCGGCGGCGACTACGGCTGCACGCTCGTCGATCAGATCCTCAAGGTCAAAGGCGAACGGTCGGCCAACCTCGGCCCCGGCGCCAACGGCGAGAACGTCGAGAGCGACTTCGCGTGGCGAGCGATCGGCATTGCATCGATCGCCGCCGGCGACTTCGCAGCGGCCTCCCCCGGCGTCGTCGACCAGTTCGACGCGTTCGCCAGCGGATGGAACCAGCATCTCGCCGACCGCGGCGACGACGGCCTGACCGGATGGTGTGCCGGCGCCGACTGGGTCCGACCGATCGAAGCCGTCGAGGTCTACGCCTACGCACGGTCGGTGGCCCTCCTGGCGAGCAGCGCCAACCTCACCGACTTCATCGCCTCGGCGCAGCCTCCCGTCGTCGACGCAGCGGTCGCCGAGACCTCGCAGGCGCCGCTCGAAGGAACACCGAGCGAGACCGAAGCCCGCGTTCCCGACTTCTCTCGCATCGCCCCCGTCGACTTCGGCAGCAACGCGTGGGCGATCGGCGCCGATCGAGTCGAAGGCGGCACGGGCGCGATGCTCGTCGCCAACCCGCACTTCCCGTGGGAAGGCGAGCTCCGATTCGCCGAGGCGCACCTCACCGTCGACGGCGAGATCGACATCTACGGAGCGCAGCTCAGCGGCCTGCCCGGCATCGGCATCGGTTTCACCGACGAGGTCGCGTGGTCGCACACGGTGTCGGCCGGCAACCGCTTCACCGCCTACCTCCTCACGTTGAGCCCCGATTCACCCACGACCTACCTCGTCGACGGCGAGCCGCGTGAGATGGTCGCCACCGACCACACCATCGAGATCCTGCGCGCCGACGGCACGATCGACACCGAGACCCGCACGCTCTACTCGAGCCACTATGGCCCGATCCTCGACTTCCCCGGCCTCGGCTGGAACGACTCGCAGGTGCTCACCTATCGCGACGCCAACATCGACAACGACGAGTTCATCGAGTTCTACCGCGACCTCGTCGACGTCACCGATCTCGACGACCTGATCGCCACGCACGAACTCCACCAGGCGGTTCCGCTGTTCAACACCGTCGCCGCCGGTGCCGACGGACGCGCCTGGTACGCCGACACGGCCGCCACGCCGAACCTGTCGACCGAAGCCGAGCTGGTGTACCTGTCGAAACTGCTCGAAGGCGATCTGCTCACCACGGTGGCCCGCGACAACGGCGTCGTGCTGCTCGACGGCTCCGACAGCCGCTTCGACTGGGAGGTCGTCGACGGAGCGCGTGACCCCGGCCTCGTTCCGTTCGGCGAGATGCCGATGGTCGAGCGGACCGACTACGTGTTCAACGCGAACGACAGCTACTGGGTGCCATCGGCCGAGTTCACCCTCGACGGCACGTTCTCGATCCTGCACGGCGAGCAGAACATCCCGCAGTCGCTGCGCACTCGGCAGAACGCGGCCGTCCTGTCGGCTGCCAACACGCTCGGACTCGCGGGTGACGACGGGCTCTGGTCAGCCGACGAACTGCGCGACGCCACGCTCGACAACAAGGCGCAGAGCGCCGTGCTGCTTCGTCAGCCGGTCGTCGCTGCGTGCCAGGCGAACCCGCTCGTCGAGGTCGATGAAGTGCTCGACCAAGACGGCGCGGTCGCACTTCCGGCCGAGGTCGTCGACCTCTCCGCCGCGTGCGAGGTGCTCGGTGCGTGGGACGGGCGCTACGACCTCGACAGCGCCGGCCCCGTTCTCTGGCGTGAGACGTTGAGCCGTTTCTCGCGTGCCGATCGCACCGACACGGGTCTGTTGTTCGGCGACGAGTTCGTACCCGAGTCACCGGTCACCACGCCCGCATCGCTGTCCGACGACATCACGCCGGTGCTCACCGCACTCGCTCGGGCGGTACAGACCATGACGAAGGCGGGTTTCGGGCTCGAGTCGACGCTCGGCGCGGCACAGTTCACCGAGCGCTCCGGCAATCGCATCCCGCTGCACGGCGGCACCGACATCGACGGCACCACCAACATCGTCACGTGGTCGACCAACAACTCCTCCACCGAGCCCGGCCCGGTGCGTGGCGACCGCGTCGCCCCCGACGGTTCGCTGCGCGGCGACGGCTACCCGGTCAACTTCGGTACGAGCTTCGTCATGGTGGTCGACTTCTCGTCGGGCGAGCCGCAAGCCTCGGCGCTGCTCACCTACGGCCAGACGGGCAATCGCGACGCACCCGAGTTCGAGAGCCAGACGGTTCGCTTCAGCGAGAAGAACTGGCGTCCGGTGCTGCTCACCGACGACGAGATCGCCGCCGACCCAGAGCTCACCGAACTCGTCGTCCGCCAACCCTGACCGCCAAACCCCTTCTTCACGCAACCTGGTTATTTCCATCCCGGATGGAAACAACCAGGTCGGCTACTCGAACCAGCCGAAGCGGTCGATGACCAACGCGTTGTCGGCCGAGGCGTAGATGCGTTCGCTCCCGTCGTCGGCGAGCGTGACGAAGCCGAGCGCGCCACGGATCTGCCCCGGCCCGCTGGCGTTGAGGCTCGACACCGTCGGCCGAGGATCGGTCGGATACGCCGTGACGAACCCGCGGCCTCCCGACGGGGCGAGCGTGAGGTTCTGCGCGATCGCCGATGCGTCGTCGGGCACGGTCGGATTGATCGTTCCGGTGCCGGAGAGTCCGAGCCCGGCCGGCCCCTCCCCCGTCCGCGAGTCGTACTCCCGGGTCGGTGCCGACAGGTGGAAGCGTCCGGCGCCGTCGACTTCCGAATCGTCGCCGGTGAAGTACCCCGCCACGTCGACCGTGAGGTTGTCGACGCCCTGCATCAGCACGTCGATCGACCCGTCGGCACCACCGACCGGCAGGATCGCGAGGTTGGCTCGCACGTCGTTGTCACCGTTGACGTTCACACTCGACGCCAGCGGCACGTCGCCACCGCTCGGGTAGGCCGTGGCGAATCCGCCGCTCGACCCTTCGTTGTTGATGCCGGCGATCACGACCGCCACGGCGCTGATCTGACCGAGATCGCTCGGTACGCCGAGCTTGCCGGCCACCGGAACGCGCACGTCGTCGGATCCGTCGATGCCGCCGTACTCGTTGGTGTCGGAGACCGGGTCGCGCGTGTCGACGAGACGAGCGGGCGGCAGGGCGACGAAGCGACCCGCAGCGAGCGCGTCGGGTGCGTCGAAGAAGAACCCGGCGACGTCGACGACCACGCCGGTCGTGACCGACGTGTAGAGCATGAGTCGACCGTCGGCATCGAGCGGCACGATCGACGAGTTGCCGACGTTGGAACCTCCCGGCGCGTTGACGTTGGAGGTGGTCGGTCGGAACGTTCGCGGCTCCCACGCCGTCGCGTACGAGCCCGACACCGCAGGGCGGACCAACGTGATGTTGACCATCGCCGCCACCGCGTCAGCCGGCGCGTCGACGTCGATCAGGCGGGTCTGCCCGGCGCGCAACGGAGCAGCCGGCGTCTGCTCGCGCGAGTCGAATCGTCGATCCATCGCGTCGAGCGGTTCGTACCGCAACGCTCCGGAATCGGGCGCGGCGACCGGAGACGGCGCCGCCACACGATGCACTTCGCCGTCTTGTTGCACATACCACAGCGCCGTGCCGGTCGGCTCGTGGACGAAGGTCATGTCGGTGGGCTGGATCGCCTCGACGACCGGATCGTCGTAGTCGACGTCGCCATCGGCATCGCGCAGCCAGATGTCGCCGAACGCTCCGTCGGCGAAGAGGTAGCCGCCGTCGAACTCCGCGGGCCACACGCCGTCGGGCACGAAGGCCCCGGCCGTGATGTAGAGGCCGCGGTCGCGGCCGTAGTCCTCGATGGGATCGGTCAACCCGAAGCGCGGTTCGTCGCACGGCGGGTTGTCGCCCTGCGGACACTGGCCTTCACGCTCGGGCCACCCGTAGTTGGCGTTGAGCTTGCCCTCGTTGATCTCCTCGCGGGTGCTCTGGCCGACGTCGTTGATGAAGAAGCGGGTGGCGCTCGTGTTCGGGTCGAAGGCGAACCGGTACGGATTGCGCAACCCCGACGCGAAGATCTCCTGGCACGGCGTGTTCGGGGTCGTGGTGTCGTTGCCTCGGAGCCGGCATTCGACGCCGCCCGAGCCGGTTGCGGTGAACGGATTGCCGTCGACCGCCCGACCGGTGGCACGGTCGACGCGCAGGATCTTGCCGTTGAGCAGCGACAGGTCCTGTGCGGCATCGTTGTTCCCGGCGCTGCCCGAATCGTTGCGCGGGTCGCGGCCGGCGTCGCCGACTGCGATGTAGAGGTGACCGTCGTTGCCGATCTCGACGTCGCCGCCGTTGTGGTTGCCGGCGTTCGAGGAGATGTTGTCGACGAGCACGAACTCAGAACCGACGTCGAGGCCCGTCGCGGTCATCACGAAGCGGCTCACCCGGTTGTGGCATCCGCCGGGCTGCGTCGACGGGATCGTGTAGTAGACGTACACGTAGCCGCTGAGAAAGAAGTCGGGGTCGGGGGTGAATCCGAGCAGCCCGCGTTCGCTGTTGCTGCACACGGTGAGCGACCCCATCGAGGTGACCGTCGCCTCGCCATCGGCCGCCCTCGTGATCCGTTGGATCGTGCCGCCCTGTTCGAGCACGATGACCGATCCGTCGGGGAGCGCTTCGACCGCGGTCGGCCGATTCACGTCGGCGACCAGCTCGTCGGAGAACCCGCTGGGGAGTGCTGCTGCCGTCGGAACGGCCGTGTTGGTGAGCGCCACGGTCGCCCCGAGCAGTGCGACGGACAGCATGATCGAGAGTCGGCGCATGAGCCGAAACTAGTGCGATTCCCGGGCCGCTCGGACGCAGCCGTGCGTTCACGCGGCGTTCACAATCGAGCAATGACCACGCAACGGCCCGCTGACACGATCCCTGCTGCAATCAGGTGGCCGATACGGTGCTGCCCTGGAAACACCAGCAAGAAAAACAGGATTGAGGACAATCGTGGCAATCAAGGCCGAATACATCTGGATCGACGGAACGGAGCCCACACCGCAGCTCCGCTCGAAGACCAAGATTCTCGACGACGACAACGGCACCGAGCTCGCCGACATGCCCGTGTGGGGATTCGACGGTTCGTCGACCAACCAGGCCACCGGCGACAAGAGCGACTGCGTGCTCAAGCCGGCACGGGTCTTCCCCGATCCGATCCGCGGTGGCGACAGCATCCTCGTCATGTGTGAAGTCATGCTCGTCAGCGGCAAGGCTCACCCCACCAACACTCGCGCTGCTGCGGCCCGCACCGCCAAGAAGTACAAGAAGCACGAGCCGATGTTCGGTATCGAGCAGGAGTACACCATGCTCAAGCCGAACGGCAACCCGCTCGGGTTCCCCGACGACGGCTTCCCCGCACCCCAGGGCCCGTACTACTGCGGCGTGGGCGAGTACGCCATCACCGGCCGCCAGATCGCCGAAGAGCACATGGACGCCTGCCTCGAAGCCGGCATCGGCCTCTCCGGCATCAACGCCGAAGTCATGCCCGGCCAGTGGGAGTTCCAGGTCGGCCCGCGCGGCCTCCTCGAAGTCGCCGACGAGCTCTGGGTGGCCCGCTGGCTGCTCCACCGCATCGCCGAAGACTTCGGTGTCGTCATCAGCATCGACGCCAAGCCCGTCAAGGGCGACTGGAACGGTGCCGGCGCACACACCAACTTCTCCACCAAGGAGATGCGCGAAGACGGCGGCATGAAGTACATCGAAGCCGGCTGCAAGGCGCTCGGCGAGAAGGCCGCCCTCCACATCGCCAACTACGGCGAAGGTGTCGAAGACCGCCTCACCGGCGCTCACGAGACGCAGCGCTACGACCAGTTCAGCTACGGCGTGTCCGACCGCGGCGCCTCGATCCGTATCCCGTGGCAGTGCTCGGTCGACGGCAAGGGCTACCTCGAAGACCGTCGCCCCAACGGCAACATCGACCCGTACACGGTCGCTCGCCTCATGACCGACACGGTCTGCAGCGCGATGAAGTGACGGCTCGGTCCGGGTCACGCGATCCGGACCGATCACCGAGATGACCGATTGCTGCGACGGGGCGAGGCACATGCTTCGCCCCGTTGCAGTACCCGGAGCATGATTTTTCGTCGAGTAGCTGAGAGACTGAGGGTGTGGACATGATCGATCAACAGCGGGAGTACGTACTTCGTT contains:
- the glnII gene encoding glutamine synthetase GlnII, coding for MAIKAEYIWIDGTEPTPQLRSKTKILDDDNGTELADMPVWGFDGSSTNQATGDKSDCVLKPARVFPDPIRGGDSILVMCEVMLVSGKAHPTNTRAAAARTAKKYKKHEPMFGIEQEYTMLKPNGNPLGFPDDGFPAPQGPYYCGVGEYAITGRQIAEEHMDACLEAGIGLSGINAEVMPGQWEFQVGPRGLLEVADELWVARWLLHRIAEDFGVVISIDAKPVKGDWNGAGAHTNFSTKEMREDGGMKYIEAGCKALGEKAALHIANYGEGVEDRLTGAHETQRYDQFSYGVSDRGASIRIPWQCSVDGKGYLEDRRPNGNIDPYTVARLMTDTVCSAMK
- a CDS encoding penicillin acylase family protein yields the protein MLLGGAMLVAACTPSEGPKSIPLPTSPDTTTTTTTTTTTTTTSTTTTTLEPATYEATIRRTTDGVPHISGRNLADVSFGQGYVSGGDYGCTLVDQILKVKGERSANLGPGANGENVESDFAWRAIGIASIAAGDFAAASPGVVDQFDAFASGWNQHLADRGDDGLTGWCAGADWVRPIEAVEVYAYARSVALLASSANLTDFIASAQPPVVDAAVAETSQAPLEGTPSETEARVPDFSRIAPVDFGSNAWAIGADRVEGGTGAMLVANPHFPWEGELRFAEAHLTVDGEIDIYGAQLSGLPGIGIGFTDEVAWSHTVSAGNRFTAYLLTLSPDSPTTYLVDGEPREMVATDHTIEILRADGTIDTETRTLYSSHYGPILDFPGLGWNDSQVLTYRDANIDNDEFIEFYRDLVDVTDLDDLIATHELHQAVPLFNTVAAGADGRAWYADTAATPNLSTEAELVYLSKLLEGDLLTTVARDNGVVLLDGSDSRFDWEVVDGARDPGLVPFGEMPMVERTDYVFNANDSYWVPSAEFTLDGTFSILHGEQNIPQSLRTRQNAAVLSAANTLGLAGDDGLWSADELRDATLDNKAQSAVLLRQPVVAACQANPLVEVDEVLDQDGAVALPAEVVDLSAACEVLGAWDGRYDLDSAGPVLWRETLSRFSRADRTDTGLLFGDEFVPESPVTTPASLSDDITPVLTALARAVQTMTKAGFGLESTLGAAQFTERSGNRIPLHGGTDIDGTTNIVTWSTNNSSTEPGPVRGDRVAPDGSLRGDGYPVNFGTSFVMVVDFSSGEPQASALLTYGQTGNRDAPEFESQTVRFSEKNWRPVLLTDDEIAADPELTELVVRQP
- a CDS encoding PQQ-dependent sugar dehydrogenase, which translates into the protein MRRLSIMLSVALLGATVALTNTAVPTAAALPSGFSDELVADVNRPTAVEALPDGSVIVLEQGGTIQRITRAADGEATVTSMGSLTVCSNSERGLLGFTPDPDFFLSGYVYVYYTIPSTQPGGCHNRVSRFVMTATGLDVGSEFVLVDNISSNAGNHNGGDVEIGNDGHLYIAVGDAGRDPRNDSGSAGNNDAAQDLSLLNGKILRVDRATGRAVDGNPFTATGSGGVECRLRGNDTTTPNTPCQEIFASGLRNPYRFAFDPNTSATRFFINDVGQSTREEINEGKLNANYGWPEREGQCPQGDNPPCDEPRFGLTDPIEDYGRDRGLYITAGAFVPDGVWPAEFDGGYLFADGAFGDIWLRDADGDVDYDDPVVEAIQPTDMTFVHEPTGTALWYVQQDGEVHRVAAPSPVAAPDSGALRYEPLDAMDRRFDSREQTPAAPLRAGQTRLIDVDAPADAVAAMVNITLVRPAVSGSYATAWEPRTFRPTTSNVNAPGGSNVGNSSIVPLDADGRLMLYTSVTTGVVVDVAGFFFDAPDALAAGRFVALPPARLVDTRDPVSDTNEYGGIDGSDDVRVPVAGKLGVPSDLGQISAVAVVIAGINNEGSSGGFATAYPSGGDVPLASSVNVNGDNDVRANLAILPVGGADGSIDVLMQGVDNLTVDVAGYFTGDDSEVDGAGRFHLSAPTREYDSRTGEGPAGLGLSGTGTINPTVPDDASAIAQNLTLAPSGGRGFVTAYPTDPRPTVSSLNASGPGQIRGALGFVTLADDGSERIYASADNALVIDRFGWFE